One genomic segment of Centropristis striata isolate RG_2023a ecotype Rhode Island chromosome 13, C.striata_1.0, whole genome shotgun sequence includes these proteins:
- the hao1 gene encoding hydroxyacid oxidase 1, with the protein MSGGRVCVSDFEEEAKKVLPKSVYDYYRSGADEQNTLAENVAAFNRWQLIPRVLRDVSSVDLSASVLGQKLSMPLCVAATAMQRMAHPEGETATARACRAVGTGMMLSSWATSTIEEVMSAMTQSPGGVLWLQLYIYKDRELTLSLVRRAEEAGYKAIFVTVDTPYLGRRWDDMRNRFQLPSHLSMSNFSLPSLAFSEGNYGNDSGLAVYVAKAIDPTLCWDDITWLKRHTRLPVIVKGILNGEDAVQAVNYGVDGILVSNHGARQLDGVPATLDVLEEVVTAVRGRCDVYMDGGVRRGTDVLKALALGAKAVFIGRPVLWGLACQGEQGVIEVLELIKEELRLAMALSGCRSVSEVSRSLVRRMEFTSRM; encoded by the exons ATGTCAGGGGGTCGTGTGTGCGTGTCGGACTTTGAGGAGGAAGCTAAGAAAGTTCTTCCTAAAAGTGTGTATGACTATTACCGCTCAGGAGCTGATGAGCAAAACACACTGGCTGAGAATGTTGCTGCCTTTAACag gtggcaGCTCATTCCACGGGTGTTGAGGGACGTGTCCTCGGTGGACCTGTCTGCCTCTGTGCTGGGACAGAAGCTCAGCATGCCTCTCTGTGTTGCAGCCACAGCCATGCAGAGGATGGCTCACCCTGAAGGAGAGACAGCTACAGCCAgag CATGCCGAGCAGTGGGGACAGGGATGATGCTGAGCTCCTGGGCCACCTCCACTATAGAGGAAGTGATGTCAGCAATGACACAGTCACCAGGCGGTGTTCTGTGGCTGCAGCTCTACATCTATAAAGACAGAGAGCTGACACTTTCATTAGTCCGCCGGGCAGAAGAGGCAGGTTATAAGGCTATCTTTGTTACCGTAGATACGCCATACCTGGGGAGGAGGTGGGATGACATGCGCAACAGGTTTCAACTGCCGTCACACCTGag catGTCCAACTTCTCCTTACCCTCCTTGGCCTTCTCTGAGGGTAACTATGGCAATGACAGCGGTTTGGCTGTTTATGTTGCTAAAGCTATAGACCCCACTCTCTGCTGGGACGACATCACCTGGCTGAAGAGACACACACGCCTACCTGTGATTGTAAAAGGAATACTTAAtg GTGAGGATGCTGTCCAGGCTGTGAACTACGGTGTCGATGGTATCCTGGTGTCCAATCACGGAGCTCGACAGCTTGATGGGGTTCCTGCcacg CTCGATGTGTTGGAGGAAGTGGTGACGGCGGTGCGGGGTCGCTGTGACGTCTACATGGACGGAGGAGTGCGGCGAGGAACAGACGTCTTAAAGGCCTTAGCTCTGGGAGCGAAGGCCGTCTTCATCGGTCGGCCGGTGCTGTGGGGACTCGCCTGTCAG GGAGAGCAGGGAGTTATAGAAGTTCTGGAACTTATAAAAGAGGAGCTGAGACTGGCTATGGCCCTttcag GTTGTCGTTCTGTCTCTGAGGTGAGCAGGTCTCTGGTGAGGAGAATGGAGTTCACCTCCAGGATGTGA